One Cellulomonas taurus genomic region harbors:
- a CDS encoding plantaricin C family lantibiotic gives MDKTVSWIEEIDEQSFDADAFGACSTNTFSLSDYWGNNGWLCTITHECMSWCK, from the coding sequence ATGGACAAGACAGTCAGCTGGATCGAAGAGATCGACGAGCAGTCGTTCGACGCGGATGCGTTCGGGGCATGTTCCACGAACACGTTCTCGCTGAGCGACTACTGGGGCAACAACGGGTGGCTCTGCACCATCACCCACGAATGCATGTCCTGGTGCAAGTAA
- a CDS encoding class II lanthipeptide, LchA2/BrtA2 family, translating to MNANDEGLELGRYTDDELLEIADGDTAGAGTPTVVLSIVSAWISNNTCPSSACTRAC from the coding sequence ATGAACGCGAACGACGAGGGCTTGGAGCTCGGCCGCTACACCGACGACGAGCTGCTGGAGATCGCCGACGGGGACACCGCCGGCGCCGGCACCCCGACGGTGGTGCTGTCCATTGTCTCGGCATGGATCTCGAACAACACCTGTCCGTCGAGCGCCTGCACGAGGGCGTGCTGA